From Nocardioides sp. HDW12B, the proteins below share one genomic window:
- a CDS encoding UDP-glucose/GDP-mannose dehydrogenase family protein produces MKIGVIGCGYLGAVHAACMTKLGHDVVGYDVDEAKIESLSAGKAPFYEPGLDELLAESLATGRLSFTLDPAELADATAYFVCVGTPQKRNENAADMTFVDAAVTTLIPQLSDGDVVIGKSTVPVGTAERLLAQIEEAVPGATLCWNPEFLREGFAVEDTLTPDRLVFGLPVGDGAEPSERVLREVYTSVLDLGTPLVVTDLGTAQLVKVAANSFLATKISFINAMAEFCEATGSDVVAIADAIGFDERIGRKFLNAGLGFGGGCLPKDIRAFMARAGELGVDQTLTFLREVDSINMRRRTRMVDLAREECGGSIAGRRIAVLGASFKPNSDDVRDSPALNVAEQMRLQGADVTVTDPIAVENARGRFPDLRFVSSVEEAIAGVDLVLLLTEWKEYVELDPDALKPLVGQARVLDGRNALDPARWRAAGWTYRALGRSRA; encoded by the coding sequence ATGAAGATCGGTGTGATCGGTTGCGGTTACCTGGGGGCGGTCCACGCGGCTTGCATGACCAAGCTGGGGCACGACGTCGTCGGCTACGACGTCGACGAGGCCAAGATCGAGTCGCTCTCCGCCGGGAAGGCGCCGTTCTACGAGCCGGGGCTCGACGAGCTGCTGGCCGAGAGCCTCGCCACCGGTCGGCTGTCGTTCACGCTCGACCCCGCCGAGCTGGCGGACGCGACGGCGTACTTCGTCTGCGTGGGGACCCCGCAGAAGCGCAACGAGAACGCCGCCGACATGACCTTCGTCGACGCCGCGGTCACCACCCTCATCCCGCAGCTGTCCGACGGTGACGTCGTGATCGGGAAGTCGACCGTGCCGGTCGGCACCGCTGAGCGGCTGCTGGCGCAGATCGAGGAGGCCGTCCCGGGCGCGACGCTGTGCTGGAACCCGGAGTTCCTGCGTGAGGGCTTCGCGGTCGAGGACACCCTCACCCCGGACCGGCTGGTCTTCGGCCTGCCGGTGGGCGACGGTGCCGAGCCGAGCGAGCGGGTGCTGCGCGAGGTCTACACCTCTGTGCTCGACCTCGGTACGCCGCTCGTGGTCACCGACCTCGGCACGGCGCAGCTGGTGAAGGTGGCGGCCAACTCGTTCCTGGCCACCAAGATCAGCTTCATCAACGCGATGGCGGAGTTCTGCGAGGCGACCGGGTCCGACGTCGTCGCGATCGCGGACGCCATCGGCTTCGACGAGCGCATCGGCCGCAAGTTCCTCAACGCCGGGCTGGGCTTCGGCGGCGGCTGCCTGCCCAAGGACATCCGCGCCTTCATGGCTCGTGCCGGCGAGCTCGGCGTCGACCAGACGCTGACCTTCCTGCGCGAGGTCGACTCCATCAACATGCGGCGTCGCACGCGCATGGTCGACCTGGCCCGCGAGGAGTGCGGCGGCTCGATCGCCGGTCGCCGCATCGCGGTGCTGGGTGCCTCCTTCAAGCCCAACAGCGACGACGTGCGCGACTCCCCGGCACTCAACGTGGCCGAGCAGATGCGGCTCCAGGGCGCCGACGTCACCGTCACCGACCCGATCGCGGTCGAGAACGCCCGGGGGCGCTTCCCGGACCTGCGGTTCGTATCCTCCGTCGAGGAGGCGATCGCGGGCGTCGACCTCGTGCTGCTGCTCACCGAGTGGAAGGAGTACGTCGAGCTCGACCCCGACGCGCTCAAGCCGCTGGTGGGCCAGGCCCGCGTCCTCGACGGCCGCAACGCCCTCGACCCCGCCCGCTGGCGTGCGGCCGGCTGGACCTACCGCGCGCTGGGCCGCTCCCGCGCCTGA
- a CDS encoding GAF and ANTAR domain-containing protein: MRTPPESDGHRDWDRLWRLVHTRTGECASRPLGLEQVLERICRVAVEDLVLSGAAVTLPPRPDSHVVAAASDDAARRLEQTQFDTGEGPTLDACRRRLPVLVPDLTAGHESRWPGFGQAASAAGVVAAYALPLRVGATLLGALTLYGAAVGPLPRPRMRTALVLAEIGVETLVDGSVVGEAGHDDALAPFRQAIDGQAHIYQAQGMVMVQLGVTLTEALARMRAHAYAHGLTLDALATAIVSKDIDLDQDGPGA; this comes from the coding sequence ATGCGGACTCCCCCCGAGAGCGACGGTCACCGTGACTGGGACCGGCTCTGGCGCCTGGTCCACACCCGGACCGGCGAGTGCGCGTCACGGCCGCTCGGCCTCGAGCAGGTCCTGGAGCGCATCTGTCGGGTCGCCGTCGAGGACCTGGTCCTCTCGGGGGCCGCGGTCACGCTGCCGCCCCGGCCGGACTCCCACGTGGTCGCCGCCGCGTCCGACGACGCCGCGCGCCGGCTGGAGCAGACCCAGTTCGACACCGGCGAGGGCCCGACGCTCGACGCCTGCCGCCGGCGCCTCCCGGTGCTGGTGCCCGACCTGACGGCTGGCCACGAGTCGCGCTGGCCCGGCTTCGGCCAGGCGGCCTCGGCGGCCGGCGTGGTGGCGGCGTACGCCCTGCCGCTGCGCGTCGGAGCCACCCTGCTCGGTGCCCTGACGCTGTACGGCGCTGCGGTCGGTCCGCTGCCCCGGCCGCGGATGCGCACCGCGCTGGTGCTGGCCGAGATCGGCGTCGAGACCCTCGTCGACGGCTCCGTGGTGGGGGAGGCGGGCCACGACGACGCCCTCGCCCCCTTCCGCCAGGCCATCGACGGACAGGCGCACATCTACCAGGCTCAGGGCATGGTCATGGTGCAGCTCGGGGTCACGCTGACCGAGGCGCTTGCCCGGATGCGCGCCCACGCCTACGCCCACGGGCTCACGCTCGACGCGCTCGCCACGGCGATCGTCAGCAAGGACATCGACCTCGACCAGGACGGGCCGGGCGCATGA
- a CDS encoding diguanylate cyclase, with amino-acid sequence MDAATVTSRGVADVIASGGVTSVFQPIVDLETGDTVAFEALARGPEGPLHSPAALFAAARGEGLLAELDGACRGAAFRGAVAHGLVDPLLVFVNVEPEVLDTAPAEDLLAIAGSAPGRLQVVVEITERALASRPAELLRTAERIRELGWAIALDDVGAETASLAFMALLRPEVVKLDLALVQGRPSSAAAEVMNAVNAYAERSGALLLAEGIETPDHLTQARALGAVLGQGWLFGHPTASPDPAHRRTAAGLVLPRAAAPSSRTLPGSPFAALPAGTPLRRSPKRLLVEVSKQLEREARRIGETCVVASTLQHRDHFTLATRQRYRDLVERTGFVCTLGEGIEAEPLPGLRGAELAGDDPVRGEWDVVVLSPHFSAALLARDLGDVGPDHDRLFEYALTYDRDVVTRAAHELLLRVAPRSTPRAVSGTVADVRPAPVPPDLADVVGAASVSDELLRRALAASTNGLTIADMTAPDQPLVYANEAFGALAGFPLDTLMGRNCRFLQGPDTDPVAVTRIREAVAEGRVVHETLLNVRGPERVPWWNEVHLSPVHDSAGRLVQYIGVQTDVTARVEAEQALLQESDRARDYLTRLEELAYTDALTGIANRRHVESVVEADLLRARENGHALALLFMDLDGFKHVNDALGHAAGDELLIEVARRLADRLRVTDTLARLGGDEFLVALTDLDPDQALAEARATAARLAAVVAEPFRIRRTEVTVTASIGICTYPHDAGDFSALLHQADLRMYELKPNRV; translated from the coding sequence ATGGACGCAGCGACGGTGACCTCGCGCGGTGTAGCCGACGTCATCGCGTCCGGCGGCGTGACCAGTGTCTTCCAGCCTATCGTCGACCTCGAGACCGGCGACACCGTCGCCTTCGAGGCCCTGGCCCGCGGCCCCGAGGGGCCGCTGCACTCGCCCGCCGCCCTGTTCGCCGCCGCGCGGGGGGAGGGCCTGCTCGCCGAGCTCGACGGCGCCTGCCGCGGCGCGGCCTTCCGCGGCGCCGTCGCCCACGGGCTCGTCGACCCGCTGCTGGTCTTCGTCAACGTCGAGCCAGAGGTGCTCGACACCGCTCCCGCCGAGGACCTGCTGGCCATCGCCGGCAGCGCCCCCGGCCGGTTGCAGGTCGTGGTCGAGATCACCGAGCGCGCGCTCGCGTCCCGGCCGGCCGAGCTGCTGCGCACCGCCGAGCGGATCCGCGAGCTCGGGTGGGCGATCGCCCTCGACGACGTCGGCGCCGAGACGGCGTCGCTGGCCTTCATGGCGCTGCTGCGCCCCGAGGTGGTCAAGCTCGACCTCGCCCTCGTGCAGGGTCGGCCCTCCTCGGCGGCCGCCGAGGTGATGAACGCCGTCAACGCCTACGCCGAGCGGTCGGGCGCCCTGCTGCTGGCCGAGGGCATCGAGACCCCCGATCACCTCACCCAGGCCCGGGCGCTGGGCGCCGTGCTCGGGCAGGGGTGGCTCTTCGGCCACCCGACCGCCTCGCCCGACCCCGCGCACCGGCGTACGGCGGCAGGGCTGGTGCTCCCGCGCGCGGCGGCACCGTCGTCACGCACCCTGCCCGGCTCGCCCTTCGCCGCCCTGCCCGCCGGCACCCCCCTGCGGCGCTCGCCCAAGCGGCTGCTCGTCGAGGTCAGCAAGCAGCTCGAGCGGGAGGCCCGGCGCATCGGCGAGACCTGCGTGGTGGCCTCGACGCTGCAGCACCGCGACCACTTCACCCTCGCCACCCGACAGCGCTACCGCGACCTCGTCGAGCGCACCGGCTTCGTCTGCACCCTCGGCGAGGGCATCGAGGCCGAGCCGCTGCCGGGGCTGCGGGGCGCCGAGCTGGCCGGCGACGACCCGGTGCGCGGCGAGTGGGACGTGGTGGTGCTCAGCCCGCACTTCAGCGCCGCCCTCCTCGCCCGCGACCTCGGTGACGTCGGGCCCGACCACGACCGGCTGTTCGAGTACGCCCTGACCTACGACCGCGACGTCGTCACGCGCGCCGCCCACGAGCTGCTGCTGCGCGTGGCACCGCGCTCGACACCGCGCGCAGTCTCCGGCACCGTCGCCGACGTGCGCCCGGCTCCGGTCCCGCCGGACCTCGCGGACGTGGTCGGCGCCGCCTCGGTCAGCGACGAGCTGCTGCGCCGGGCACTGGCGGCGAGCACCAACGGGCTCACCATCGCCGACATGACCGCTCCTGACCAGCCGTTGGTCTACGCCAACGAGGCCTTCGGGGCCCTGGCCGGCTTCCCGCTCGACACCCTGATGGGTCGCAACTGCCGCTTCCTGCAGGGCCCCGACACCGATCCTGTCGCGGTGACAAGAATTCGTGAGGCCGTTGCCGAGGGTCGCGTCGTGCACGAGACGCTGCTCAACGTGCGCGGTCCCGAGCGGGTGCCCTGGTGGAACGAGGTGCACCTCTCGCCGGTTCACGACAGCGCCGGCCGGCTGGTGCAGTACATCGGCGTCCAGACCGACGTCACCGCCCGCGTCGAGGCCGAGCAGGCGTTGTTGCAGGAGAGCGACCGGGCGCGGGACTACCTGACGCGCCTCGAGGAGCTCGCCTACACCGACGCCCTGACCGGCATCGCCAACCGCCGCCACGTGGAGTCCGTCGTCGAGGCCGACCTGCTGCGCGCCCGGGAGAATGGCCACGCCCTCGCGCTGCTCTTCATGGACCTCGACGGCTTCAAGCACGTCAACGACGCCCTCGGGCACGCCGCCGGCGACGAGCTGCTCATCGAGGTCGCACGGCGGCTGGCCGACCGGCTGCGGGTCACCGACACCCTCGCCCGCCTCGGCGGCGACGAGTTCCTCGTGGCGCTCACCGACCTCGACCCCGACCAGGCGCTCGCCGAGGCCCGGGCCACAGCCGCCCGTCTGGCAGCCGTCGTCGCCGAGCCGTTCCGCATCCGGCGCACCGAGGTGACGGTGACCGCCAGCATCGGGATCTGCACCTACCCGCACGACGCCGGCGACTTCAGCGCGCTGCTGCACCAGGCCGACCTACGGATGTACGAGCTCAAGCCGAACCGGGTCTGA
- a CDS encoding GAF and ANTAR domain-containing protein, whose translation MISTSELSEAFVEMADTLVDDFDLVDFLSNLTIRAAAVSGASAVGLMLADHVDRARFMAANNESGKLMELFQLQYAEGPCLDCIATGRPVVNADLNHADHLWPTFAPRARRAGFQSVHAFPMRLRGERIGALNLFGGSDTLFADDEVRVVQALADVATVAILQQRTIARAEEVTEQLQGALDSRIVIEQAKGALAQSADISLGEAFERLRTSARRSGRKLVDVAQLMLEEMEQGNRPPTP comes from the coding sequence ATGATCTCGACCAGCGAACTCTCCGAGGCCTTCGTGGAGATGGCCGACACCCTGGTGGACGACTTCGACCTCGTCGACTTTCTCAGCAACCTGACGATCCGCGCCGCCGCGGTCAGCGGTGCGTCCGCGGTCGGGCTGATGCTCGCCGACCACGTCGACCGCGCCCGGTTCATGGCGGCGAACAACGAGTCCGGCAAGCTGATGGAGCTCTTCCAGCTGCAGTACGCCGAGGGTCCGTGCCTCGACTGCATCGCCACGGGACGGCCGGTGGTCAACGCCGACCTGAACCATGCCGACCACCTCTGGCCGACCTTCGCCCCGCGCGCCCGGAGGGCCGGCTTCCAGTCGGTGCACGCCTTCCCGATGCGCCTGCGCGGAGAGCGGATCGGGGCCCTCAACCTCTTCGGGGGCTCGGACACGCTGTTCGCCGACGACGAGGTCCGGGTGGTGCAGGCGCTGGCCGACGTGGCGACGGTCGCGATCCTCCAGCAGCGCACCATCGCGCGGGCCGAGGAGGTCACTGAGCAGCTCCAGGGCGCGCTCGACAGCCGGATCGTCATCGAGCAGGCCAAGGGCGCGCTCGCCCAGTCGGCCGACATCTCGCTGGGCGAGGCCTTCGAGCGCCTGCGTACGTCGGCGCGCAGGTCCGGTCGCAAGCTCGTCGACGTCGCGCAGCTGATGCTGGAGGAGATGGAGCAGGGCAACCGACCGCCCACGCCGTGA
- a CDS encoding folate-binding protein YgfZ, producing the protein MPSPLLTLPGAVAAEGVDAEVAAHYGSFNVEQRTLAAGDGFVDLSHRGVFRVTGPDRLTYLHAMTTQHLERLQPGVPTEALVLSPQGHVEHHFRGVDDGETFTGHVEPGRVAALVEFLDRMRFMMRVEVTDATADLAVAWRPSLVEQVAQQPSSRPGSPVVEQVAQQPSSRPGEGPGKYDLIPRDQLEKYAAAAGPACGLWAFEALRIARGEPRFGVDTDHRTIPNEMGWVGPAVHLDKGCYRGQETVARVHTLGRPPRRLVLLHLDGSENALPRPGETVTLPGPGGAPGKPVGFVGSSARHHELGPIALGLVKRNVSVESQLDIAGMPAAQEVLVDPEVGLHVRPRLG; encoded by the coding sequence ATGCCGAGCCCCCTGCTCACCCTGCCCGGCGCCGTCGCCGCGGAAGGCGTCGACGCCGAGGTGGCCGCCCACTACGGGTCGTTCAACGTCGAGCAGCGCACCCTCGCCGCCGGCGACGGCTTCGTCGACCTTTCCCACCGCGGCGTCTTCCGCGTCACTGGTCCCGACCGGCTGACCTACCTGCACGCGATGACCACCCAGCACCTCGAGCGCCTTCAGCCCGGTGTGCCGACCGAGGCGCTGGTGCTGAGCCCGCAGGGCCACGTCGAGCACCACTTCCGCGGCGTCGACGACGGCGAGACCTTCACCGGCCACGTCGAGCCGGGCCGCGTGGCCGCGCTGGTCGAGTTCCTCGACCGGATGCGCTTCATGATGCGCGTCGAGGTCACCGACGCCACCGCCGACCTCGCCGTCGCCTGGCGCCCATCGTTGGTCGAGCAGGTTGCGCAGCAACCGTCGTCGAGACCAGGTTCCCCGGTGGTCGAGCAGGTTGCGCAGCAACCGTCGTCGAGACCCGGTGAGGGACCCGGCAAGTACGACCTGATCCCCCGCGACCAGCTCGAGAAGTACGCCGCCGCGGCCGGCCCGGCCTGCGGGCTGTGGGCCTTCGAGGCGCTGCGCATCGCCCGCGGCGAGCCCCGCTTCGGCGTCGACACCGACCACCGCACCATCCCCAACGAGATGGGCTGGGTCGGCCCGGCGGTGCACCTCGACAAGGGCTGCTACCGCGGCCAGGAGACCGTGGCGCGCGTCCACACGCTCGGGCGCCCGCCGCGGCGACTGGTGCTGCTGCACCTCGACGGCTCGGAGAACGCCCTGCCCCGGCCCGGTGAGACGGTGACGCTGCCCGGCCCCGGTGGAGCACCCGGCAAGCCGGTCGGTTTCGTCGGGAGCTCGGCGCGCCACCACGAGCTCGGCCCGATCGCCCTCGGCCTGGTCAAGCGCAATGTCTCGGTGGAATCCCAGCTCGATATCGCTGGCATGCCCGCCGCCCAGGAGGTCCTCGTCGACCCCGAGGTCGGTCTGCACGTGCGTCCGCGGCTGGGCTGA
- a CDS encoding ANTAR domain-containing protein, protein MSIPTPVPTPEARAGDATTDLSALTQALLEDVTMLRRQVDHLLRDRARRGRIEQARGILMHRYGVNGFAALRTLHRWSRIVDLPVEALAEAVVTLTVSDDALPELPRDVAHTVSRLLRRELVATSERSLGTRSLPRRP, encoded by the coding sequence ATGTCCATCCCGACGCCGGTCCCGACACCTGAGGCGCGCGCCGGGGACGCCACCACCGATCTCAGCGCTCTCACCCAGGCGTTGCTCGAGGACGTCACGATGCTGCGACGCCAGGTGGACCACCTCCTCCGGGACCGTGCGCGGCGCGGCCGCATCGAGCAGGCCCGCGGGATCCTGATGCACCGCTACGGCGTCAACGGGTTCGCCGCCCTGCGCACCCTGCACCGGTGGTCGCGCATCGTCGACCTGCCCGTCGAGGCGCTGGCCGAGGCGGTCGTGACCCTGACGGTCAGCGACGACGCGCTGCCCGAGCTCCCGCGCGACGTGGCGCACACCGTCTCGCGCCTGCTGCGGCGCGAGCTCGTCGCCACCTCGGAGCGGTCGCTCGGGACGAGGAGCCTTCCCCGCAGGCCCTGA
- a CDS encoding VanZ family protein, which produces MLGIAWLVLNPSPATPTSAVERLSAALTAVGLPGWLVGTDQVEFGLNVALFVPLAALTSLLWPQRRVWFWVLVGFALSSTLEWLQLTFLSDRSSTSRDIVANTLGALVGAVVVVVGRALIREHRGRVVARPR; this is translated from the coding sequence GTGCTCGGGATCGCGTGGCTGGTTCTGAACCCGAGCCCCGCCACGCCCACGAGCGCCGTCGAGCGGCTGAGCGCGGCGCTTACCGCCGTCGGTCTTCCCGGTTGGTTGGTCGGGACCGATCAGGTCGAGTTCGGACTGAACGTCGCACTCTTCGTTCCGCTCGCTGCCTTGACAAGCCTGCTATGGCCGCAGCGCCGGGTGTGGTTCTGGGTGCTCGTGGGGTTCGCGTTGAGCTCGACCCTCGAGTGGCTGCAGCTGACGTTCCTGTCGGACCGGAGCTCCACCTCGCGCGACATCGTCGCCAACACCCTGGGGGCCCTCGTGGGCGCCGTCGTGGTCGTCGTCGGCCGCGCTCTGATCCGGGAGCACCGTGGACGGGTGGTTGCCCGTCCACGGTGA
- a CDS encoding SpoIIE family protein phosphatase: MTAADEASLLYQRAACGLLSTTLDGEIAQVNDTFLAWTGWAREELVGRRLFSELLSPGGRIYHETHFAPMLRVDGEVREMAFEIATATTRIPVLVNAVREQSPTGGPPVVQLAVFGVAERREYERELRRERDRAEASEVRARALAQTLQQTLIPPSPPLVPGLEVAAVYRPAGTGEEVGGDLYDVFQVADDDWVVVLGDVCGKGVQAAVVTALVRYTIRASSVLAPDPARVLADLDTVLLAHGSERFCTVVLLRLRRHEGAWTVRMVVGGHPLPLLKSGDDPPTPVGTPGVLVGAFPDVERTSTELALLPGDQVLLYTDGVTEGRRGRVMYDDDRLAATVASHTGDAASLTETVLADVLEFQGGLPRDDIALVALRVPDGD; this comes from the coding sequence ATGACGGCGGCGGACGAGGCATCGCTGCTCTACCAGCGTGCGGCCTGCGGGCTGCTCTCGACGACGCTCGACGGCGAGATCGCTCAGGTCAACGACACCTTCCTGGCCTGGACGGGGTGGGCGCGCGAGGAGCTGGTCGGCCGGCGCCTGTTCTCCGAGCTGCTCAGTCCCGGTGGCCGGATCTACCACGAGACCCACTTCGCGCCGATGCTGCGCGTCGACGGCGAGGTCCGGGAGATGGCCTTCGAGATCGCGACCGCGACGACCCGCATCCCGGTGCTGGTCAACGCGGTGCGTGAGCAGAGCCCGACGGGCGGACCGCCGGTGGTCCAGCTGGCCGTCTTCGGAGTCGCCGAGCGGCGGGAGTACGAGCGCGAGCTGCGCCGCGAGCGGGACCGGGCCGAGGCGTCCGAGGTGCGGGCGCGGGCCCTGGCGCAGACGCTGCAGCAGACGCTCATCCCGCCGAGCCCGCCGCTGGTGCCCGGCCTGGAGGTGGCGGCGGTCTACCGCCCCGCGGGCACGGGGGAGGAGGTCGGCGGAGACCTCTACGACGTCTTCCAGGTCGCTGACGACGACTGGGTCGTCGTGCTCGGCGACGTGTGTGGCAAGGGCGTCCAGGCCGCGGTCGTCACCGCCCTGGTGCGCTACACGATTCGCGCCTCCAGCGTGCTCGCACCCGACCCGGCCCGGGTGCTGGCGGACCTCGACACCGTGCTGCTGGCCCACGGCTCCGAGCGCTTCTGCACCGTCGTCCTGCTCCGGCTGCGCCGCCACGAGGGTGCCTGGACCGTCCGGATGGTGGTCGGGGGCCACCCGCTGCCGCTGCTGAAGTCCGGCGACGACCCGCCGACCCCGGTGGGCACCCCCGGGGTGCTGGTCGGCGCCTTCCCCGACGTCGAGCGCACGTCGACCGAGCTGGCCCTGCTGCCCGGCGACCAGGTGCTGCTCTACACGGACGGCGTCACCGAGGGCCGGCGCGGCCGCGTGATGTACGACGACGACCGGCTCGCCGCCACCGTCGCCTCCCACACCGGCGATGCGGCGTCGCTGACCGAGACCGTCCTGGCGGACGTGCTCGAGTTCCAGGGCGGGCTGCCCCGCGACGACATCGCGCTGGTCGCCCTGCGCGTGCCGGACGGCGACTGA
- a CDS encoding alpha/beta hydrolase, translating to MVFVHGFGCDQNMWRFVAPAFEQDFRVVVFDHVGAGGSDLTAYDPDKYATLDGYAADVLEICRELDLHDVVLVGHSVSAMIGMLASLREPERFASLVMIGPSARYLDDTGYTGGFSREDIEELLESLDSNYLGWSTAMAPVIMGNDDRPELGQELTSSFCRTDPEIAKRFARATFLADNRADLPRVTTPTLVMQCSRDAIAPEAVGRFVHEHIPDSSLVLLEATGHCPNLSAPDETVRTIRDFVGA from the coding sequence ATGGTGTTCGTGCACGGATTCGGTTGTGACCAGAACATGTGGCGCTTCGTGGCGCCCGCGTTCGAGCAGGACTTCCGCGTGGTGGTGTTCGACCACGTCGGCGCGGGCGGCTCGGACCTGACGGCGTACGACCCGGACAAGTACGCGACGCTCGACGGGTACGCCGCCGACGTCCTGGAGATCTGTCGGGAGCTCGACCTCCACGACGTCGTCCTCGTGGGTCACTCGGTCTCGGCGATGATCGGCATGCTGGCGTCGCTGCGCGAGCCCGAGCGCTTCGCGAGCCTGGTGATGATCGGTCCGTCCGCGCGCTACCTCGACGACACCGGCTACACCGGCGGCTTCTCCCGCGAGGACATCGAGGAGCTGCTGGAGTCCCTGGACAGCAACTACCTGGGGTGGTCCACCGCGATGGCCCCGGTCATCATGGGCAACGACGACCGGCCCGAGCTCGGACAGGAGCTGACCTCGAGCTTCTGCCGCACCGATCCCGAGATCGCGAAGCGCTTCGCCCGCGCGACGTTCCTCGCCGACAACCGGGCCGACCTGCCACGGGTCACGACGCCGACGCTGGTCATGCAGTGCAGCCGCGACGCCATCGCGCCCGAGGCGGTGGGGCGTTTCGTCCACGAGCACATCCCCGACAGCTCCCTGGTGCTCCTCGAGGCGACGGGGCACTGCCCCAACCTGAGCGCGCCCGACGAGACGGTGCGCACGATCCGGGACTTCGTAGGGGCGTGA
- a CDS encoding FABP family protein, translating into MPFEIPPNLHPNLHKFAWLLGRWEGGGDGDYPTIDAFKFHQEAIFQQDGRPFIHYMAKATVVDDAGNKIRDAAQETGFLRCQEDGSVELLLTHNTGFLELWHGKVDGAKLDLTTDAVIRTETAKEVTAGHRLYGLVESELWFAYDMAAAGQPLTPHLWGKLSRA; encoded by the coding sequence ATGCCTTTCGAGATCCCGCCGAACCTCCACCCCAACCTCCACAAGTTCGCCTGGTTGCTGGGCCGCTGGGAGGGTGGCGGCGACGGGGACTACCCGACGATCGACGCCTTCAAGTTCCACCAGGAGGCGATCTTCCAGCAGGACGGGCGCCCGTTCATCCACTACATGGCCAAGGCCACCGTGGTCGACGACGCCGGCAACAAGATCCGTGACGCCGCCCAGGAGACCGGCTTCCTGCGCTGCCAGGAGGACGGCTCGGTGGAGCTGCTGCTGACCCACAACACCGGCTTCCTCGAGCTGTGGCACGGCAAGGTCGACGGAGCGAAGCTCGACCTGACCACCGACGCCGTGATCCGCACCGAGACGGCCAAGGAGGTCACCGCCGGTCACCGGCTCTACGGCCTCGTCGAGAGCGAGCTGTGGTTCGCCTACGACATGGCCGCCGCGGGCCAGCCGCTGACGCCGCACCTGTGGGGCAAGCTCAGCCGGGCCTAG
- a CDS encoding SGNH/GDSL hydrolase family protein, which translates to MESMGDRISKAGIAVLVLAVLVFGWIAYELSRWPGTPPEPASATTSSTSEDAASGDTGGAKASKEPSPSATPTGPPLRVALLSDGLAISEGSWFQRSIGQRTVDGLVPGVTASLAGATAAALEPRAAQAANADVLVVTAGTVDLLSGVSPQTVAASVQSLLQTADDLGGKGGPVVVWVPTPPISTQAANVEAVNDAVRTFVTDNDLVEWDLTTPVSTPTGAWKPALTVDGIAANEAGQQAQAEAARRAAAETLPELQAR; encoded by the coding sequence ATGGAATCGATGGGGGATCGGATCTCGAAGGCCGGCATCGCCGTGCTCGTGCTCGCCGTGCTGGTGTTCGGCTGGATCGCGTACGAGCTGAGTCGTTGGCCCGGCACACCGCCGGAGCCGGCCAGCGCCACGACCAGCAGCACCTCGGAGGACGCCGCGAGCGGCGACACGGGTGGAGCAAAGGCGTCGAAGGAGCCCAGTCCGTCGGCGACCCCGACCGGCCCGCCGCTGCGCGTCGCGCTGCTGAGCGACGGCCTGGCCATTTCCGAGGGCTCGTGGTTCCAGCGCTCGATCGGTCAGCGCACCGTCGACGGGCTCGTCCCCGGCGTCACGGCCTCCCTGGCGGGGGCGACCGCCGCCGCGCTCGAGCCGCGCGCGGCCCAGGCCGCGAACGCCGACGTGCTCGTGGTGACCGCCGGCACGGTGGACCTGCTCTCCGGCGTGTCGCCCCAGACCGTCGCCGCCTCCGTGCAGTCGCTGCTGCAGACCGCTGACGACCTCGGCGGCAAGGGCGGGCCGGTCGTGGTGTGGGTGCCGACGCCTCCGATCTCGACCCAGGCCGCCAACGTGGAGGCGGTCAACGACGCCGTGCGCACCTTCGTCACCGACAACGACCTCGTCGAGTGGGACCTCACCACCCCGGTGTCCACCCCGACGGGGGCCTGGAAGCCCGCCCTGACGGTCGACGGGATCGCGGCCAACGAGGCCGGCCAGCAGGCACAGGCCGAGGCCGCCCGTCGCGCGGCGGCCGAGACCCTCCCGGAGCTCCAGGCTCGGTAG
- a CDS encoding Fur family transcriptional regulator translates to MPQPPDSRQWQETLRERGYRLTPQRELVLAAVEELGHATPDEVLAKVHERSSAVNISTVYRTLELLESLGLVRHTHLTDRAPTYHSRSGDEHVHLVCRGCERVLEAHLSEFDELAAALQQRHGFTPDVGHLTVFGTCADCRDA, encoded by the coding sequence ATGCCCCAGCCCCCCGACTCCCGGCAGTGGCAGGAGACCCTGCGGGAGCGCGGCTACCGGCTGACCCCCCAGCGTGAGCTGGTGCTGGCCGCGGTGGAGGAGCTGGGTCACGCCACCCCCGACGAGGTGCTCGCCAAGGTCCACGAGCGGTCGTCGGCGGTCAACATCTCCACGGTCTACCGCACCCTCGAGCTGCTCGAGAGCCTCGGCCTGGTGCGCCACACCCACCTGACCGACCGGGCACCGACCTACCACTCGCGCTCGGGCGACGAGCACGTCCACCTCGTCTGCCGCGGTTGCGAGCGCGTGCTCGAGGCCCACCTGAGCGAGTTCGACGAGTTGGCGGCTGCGTTGCAGCAGCGCCACGGCTTCACTCCGGACGTCGGCCACCTCACGGTCTTCGGCACCTGCGCGGACTGCCGAGACGCCTGA